One Harpia harpyja isolate bHarHar1 chromosome 11, bHarHar1 primary haplotype, whole genome shotgun sequence genomic window, GGCAGTGGATTTTACAAACGTTCGGCAGCACAGAATTACGCACATGCccatttatacacacacatacacacacgcacgaGCCTCATTTCTTTGGGAAGGGAGCTAAACCCAAGGATTTTCTCTGGGAAGCTGATCAACGTACAGCTCAGTTTGGAGACCCCAGCACATCAGATAAACTAACACTCTTGTAAATATGAACAGGTCAAGGCTTGGTCTAAAACCCACCCAAATCAAAGGAGATACGCCAGCCAGCATCCCCAGGCTTTGCACCAGGCTCTTTTTGACCACATGCACACAACGCGTGATGCCCACACTCACCTATAAAGTCGTGAATGAGGTCCTTGATGAGATGCCCGACAATGGCGTAtgccactgccaccaccaccaggGCTGCCATGAGAAGGTAGAGGACGGCCTTGGGCAGAGGAATGGCGTCTCGAGGAGGGGGTTTGTATTCCTTGTAAAGCTGGTCATTGTCTGAGTACGAGTACTGGAACAAGTGGTCCAGGCCAGCTGTGAAGTTGCTGGAGTTCATGGACTGGCTGTTGGACAGGTAATTGTCCTGCTCGGGGTCCTGGAGGACACTTACCACCGAGCTGGTGGTGGCTTCCACTTGCTGTACCAAGTTCAGAGTCTTGTTAACACTGGGGAGGATCTGGGAGAGGAAAGTGCTCCAATCTTTGATGGCACTGATGTTGCAAATAATCATAATTGCAATGAAGAAAGAGATCTCCAAGCCCAAGAGAtttaaaagggagagaaagaggcaaAAATTGCCGTGCTTACACCAAACCATGTACTGCGAAGTGGGCAGAGATGGTCTTGCTGGGGTAGGTTTCTCATTTACAAATTCTTACATGATCCAGTAGGGATGCATCTGTGCTACGTCGGTCCTCACTCCTGGAAATGCCCGCAGCAAACCCCTATGGGCATTAAGTTCCTTGGGAAAAAGTAGGTGCTGGAATGATTTTGACCAATACCATTTTTGTTCCTCAGCTGTCTCTCCCTGATGCTACTCACTGATGAAAGCCGGAGAGACAGGATCCTGTAGGTATTCTCAgtcatctggaaaagaaagataaattgcCTTTCTCCAGCTTCTTTTCACAGGTGATGGTCCTTGGAGAGACAGAAATCCCCCCTTTGCCGTCCCCCGGACTCGGTCTGGGTAACAGCAGGTGCAAGGTGTGTGGTGCCGTGCCGTGACTCTCCCCGTAACGCTGCCCGAAGCGTCCGCAGAGGAGAAATGTATATTCAAAACCCACAAAGTTCAGCTGCTCCCGGTGTGCAACGGAACCGGCGGCACGCAGCTCCCGGCCGTGCCAGCCTGGCTTTCAGCAACTTCTTTTGCTGGCATTTCCCAATcgattcctttaaaaacaaaatcatagTCAGAGACGACGACCACGACAGCAGTGAGCCCAGCGCCTGGTCTCCGAAGAGCAGCCGAGACAAGGAGCGGCCGCTCTCGGGTTTTACCTTAAGGACTTTTGCAAGAGAACAGATCTGCTCGCCTGATGCTCCAGCTTGTTTTATTCAGCTCTCAGCTCCCTACGGACCTCCCTGCAAACAGCAACCGATCCAGTGCCGCTGCCTGTCGTCTGCGGGGAGCGTGTgcatgcgtgcgtgtgtgtgtacagCCCTCCCTGTCCTTTTGCCCTCCTGTCCCTTCACCCTACAGCCCCGCTCGCTCTTCCCAGCCGCCCCGGCTGCCAGCAATGAGGAGGATTAGCGGCCGAGAGGTTGGCTCCACAACTCCCAAGCGTGCTGTGAAGCCGGCGATGCGTGGCGGGAGCGTAGGCTCAGCCTCCACCGCTGCTCCTTGGGGAGTTAATCCTTCCGATGCCAAAAGATGTGCCTTGAGCCGGCTGCTGGATCTTCCCGGAGAGGTTGAGGGGAAGGTGGGGAGCAGCCGGAGCGTGCGTGTGGGTGTGCGTGGGTACACGCGTGTGCACGGGGGCACAGCCGGCGTGTCCCAGCGGTAGCCCGGGCTCAGGCAGCGCTGAGGACGGGTCTGGTGTCCCCTCGGAGGCgacccccagctccagcccgcCTGCCAGCGCTGAGCACAGCCTTTGTCTGGGAGCTGCGCCGTCGGCAGAGAGAAATCAAATCGCGGGCGCTGCTGGGAGGAGAACGAACATCATCAATCCCATCGCTGGCATCCCAGGGGAGCgatgctccccacagccctgctcccctccccagcctccgGCCAGCAAAGTTTTGGCATCAGCGGGATGCCTGATTTGCAGAGAGCCTGGAGGAtttggggctgagctgcctcacCATCTCCCCTCCCTGGCTAGCTGTCAGTGTAAACTGGTAAGAGCCAGCCTGTCCCTGGTCACCTTGATGATGGTTTTAAACTTCCCTACAAACACATCTCCTCAGCTGCCTTGGCAATGGGATTTCACTGGGGTGCTGGCTTGGTTTGAAGGCACTGGGACTTatttaaagaggaggaagaggaaatctTAGAGAGGGGGAAATTGTCTTTCTATATTTGGAGgtgaaaataaatcacagctccATTTTTCACATCTACTTTTTTTTGTGCAGCTTCCCCATGTAAGAAATAGCTGTCACGAGGGCAAGGAAATCACTACATTAGGCCTGAATGCAGTCAAATGGAGCTTCTGAGAAATAATAGCAAAAGACtaacttttttttggtgtgtgttacCAGCCAGCAGCAATCCTGCAAGCTGCCTGGGGCTTGGAAGGGTATATAATAAAATGGGAACATCTCTCCCTTACAAAAAAATCACCAAGGCTTAGGTAGGCGATAGATTGTACAGCCCAGGAGCAAAGAAAATGTGGAGGAAAAAGCTTTTCTGCCCCCCTTGGAGTGTGCATGGTCCAGGTCACAGTGACTTCTGTCCCCCAGGATGATTTTACAGCATCCTAAGATTTCTTCTCACAAGCAACAGAGCTGTGACTAGTTACAGAAACACATCTGGACAGCTGCATGGAGATATATCCTTCAATGGGACATGTCCTgatgtccccctgccccagcatcgTGATGCCTGGGGTTGGAGCTGCTCTTCTGCCTCCGGAGCATGAAGCCGTGGGGATGCTTTGAGGGCCAGGGTAGGAGTCAGGAGCTAAGGGCAAACGGCTCCTCTCTCAGACTCTGAGTCCTGCCACACCAGATTTTATCCTTCCAGGAGGGAAAATGTGGCAAGAGTATTTTTTTATAAGAACTTTTCAATGCAATGTGAGTTTTGGGCTCTATGCAGGGGTGCCACAGTGCAGTCTGGCTTTGCCCCACTCCAGAGGCATGTCCTTTGGCCGGGGTCCCCAAGAGGAGAGGACAACCCCTGGGACATGCCCACTGGTCCCTGGGGACTGAAGCTGctctgaagctgtgttttcacCACAGCTGTTTGATGTTAGCAGTTGCCATGGCACCAGTGTATCAACCGGAGGGAAATGGAGAGCGTCTGGTCCAGGCTGAGGCAACCCTGTGGCTGGCTCTGGGTGCGACCGTCCCAGGTAGGCTCCCACCATGCTGTGCCCCTTTATTCCCAGGAGGAGATGGAGCCGAGTGATTTGGGGCAAAGTATTTGCAAAGGTGTGTGTGCGTGGGGAGATTAATCAGATGAACTGAGGGCAAAAAGGCATGCTGTGGCTCTGGAGGTCTTAAGGTCCTCATCACCTTCAAGTGCTTTAATCAGACCTGGGTTAGAGTCCCCAGGGAGTTGGGTCAGGGTCTCTGCTCCATGGGATATGGGTCAAAACACCCCAAACAGAGGAATTCATAGGTAGTGAGGACCAGCCAAATGAACAGCTGAACAGGGTTGCAGGTGGGAGACTGCTTCCCCACCTATAAAACCAGGGTGACAAcagccctctccttcctgccGTACCATCAGCCAACTGTTTTTTTCTCGtttaaaaacaaaggcagaatgTACTGAGACCTGGCTGacaccttcccttccccacttCTTCACAAGTGCCAGCCAAAGGAGCCGCGGTGCTCGGCTGTTTCTGAGCCCATGCGccctgcccagctggggctgTCAGGGATTCACTGCCTTTGGGCACCCTTGACAGCTGGGACCCCCAGAGACCTGCTCACAGAGCCTAACCAGACTGCCTGGTGGCTTGGTAGCGTGGATGCTGCTGGTCCCTGTCCTGCTCCCCGCGGCCAGGGGCTTATggcacagctggcacagctggcacAGCTCCGTCTCCCACGCCTCACACCTGGCTCTCTGGGACAGGCATGGCTGTGAATCAGCACGTCGGAGGATGAAGCAAGCCATCAGTTGGCGGCTCTCTGCTTGCCTGGGGACAGCTGGTGACAGCAGCCCGGACCTCGCTCCAGCGGGACGGAGGGCAGCCCTCCTCGGTTTCCTAGACCTCCACTGAACACTTCTGGGAAGAGGCTGGAAAAGCACTTGGGGGAGCTCTGAGGTCTGCTGCAGGTGCTGAATTCATTAAAGGGGCTTAGGgtaataccaaaaaaacccacaaaccctcCACCTTTTACATTTCCCTGCAGTGAAAGTAAAGTTGgcctctttcattttcattaacatACATATCAATTCAAAGTCACTAAATAGATGCTTAATTGTTCATTATACACTCTCTGCATCTCTCATCTGAAAGGGAGGCTTTATTTCCACGATTACAGTTTCCATCCCATTACAGAGGGAGAGAGCACGGACAAATAGAGAAGTGTGGATTTTAATAACCTTATATTTCAAACtctctgttattaaaaaaaagtttgcatttgcTGTGATGGGGGAAGATTAAAAGGATTGTCATGGATTTGACTTAGGGAACATTGCTAATGATTTCAATAAatcaatataaataaaaatcactatCTTCACAATTCCACCCAAGTGCCATTTGGCGGAGGGGTTGATTATGGGAGCAAAATGAATTTCAGAATTAGCTGCTTGTCCTAATGCAATTGGACAAATTAAATTTAGGGGTACACACATATCCAATGACACACATATCTCATGCAGAAGAGCGGTGTTTTGGCCCCTGGGAACAAGAACAAATAATGTTTTAGTGGGTCAAGAAAGATCTTGTCCCTCATGATGGATGTCGAGTGTTTGTTTCAGCTACTTCcctagtatttttattttatggcttACTCTCTATGTACAATCAAAGCACTACTGTTTTATTTCCATACAGGCAGGATCAAACTGACTACTGGGACATGCCTTTGCTAATGCTGGTGTCCATGCAGAGCTGAAAAACCGCTCTGACACATCATGAGCGATGCCCTGAGCAGACAGTCTGGTTTCTTATCTGTGACTGGGACAAGATCCCAGGA contains:
- the LOC128148415 gene encoding uncharacterized protein LOC128148415 → MVWCKHGNFCLFLSLLNLLGLEISFFIAIMIICNISAIKDWSTFLSQILPSVNKTLNLVQQVEATTSSVVSVLQDPEQDNYLSNSQSMNSSNFTAGLDHLFQYSYSDNDQLYKEYKPPPRDAIPLPKAVLYLLMAALVVVAVAYAIVGHLIKDLIHDFIDWIFGPGPDDNSNKSDVNCISNSVNEMSEMPEAPRHRDRQPQDVVIAIGETSHLPQQT